In Penicillium oxalicum strain HP7-1 chromosome I, whole genome shotgun sequence, a single window of DNA contains:
- a CDS encoding putative arabinan endo-1,5-alpha-L-arabinosidase C, whose protein sequence is MNTNKTLFNQQNNSSTLPALVGPRFTLVSSRPMNENNASLFVGIRGFEGPGSPDPASSWDLEFVAEMVTSSSSAPLGSFGEVEKTHETIALAPYTADGSPGGDDEFLGKPVDLPDFDQGTKTDRVPLELNYLLKRRLLQSSSAERPDGYNLHEPCKALKRIEQLPRESTSRPTPTRASKLRSRRHCFYFLTKGARGYLEFTIVHFNILKMLAIFLCFFFALASAYPARGPCTGDCWTHDPSLIRRVSDGTYFRFSTGTGVNTMTSPSLTGPWVDVGPAMPDGSIIRVDGVDSKNIWAPDVHYQDGLYYMYYVLSKLGTQNSEIGVATSPTMEPKSWTDHGIVGIPANSAYNRIDPNWIEVDGKQYLQFGSYWQGLFQIPMESPLHVESGSPHQLALNSSLNHRIEAPFLYQHDSYYYLFYSGGIAGSYTATSPPPGEEYRIDVCRSSSATGEFVDQTGKSCRESGGTLILASHDQVYAPGGQGILDDEDLGPILYYHYYSLTAKQSGGTGIDGYLYGWNELDFSTGWPVVKAV, encoded by the exons ATGAACACAAACAAGACCCTTTTTAACCAGCAAAACAATAGCTCCACTCTTCCTGCCCTTGTTGGACCTCGGTTTACGTTGGTCTCGTCCCGTCCCATGAACGAGAACAATGCGAGTCTCTTCGTCGGTATTCGTGGCTTCGAGGGTCCAGGTAGTCCAGATCCAGCATCAAGCTGGGATCTAGAATTTGTGGCTGAAATGGTAACCAGTTCCTCGAGTGCTCCTCTCGGCTCGTTTGGCGAAGTTGAGAAAACACATGAGACAATTGCCCTGGCACCTTACACAGCTGATGG ATCTCCGGGAGGGGACGATGAGTTCCTCGGCAAGCCCGTCGACTTGCCTGATTTCGATCAAGGCACAAAGACAGACAGAGTCCCTCTCGAGCTGAACTATCTA CTGAAGCGGAGACTGCTGCAAAGCTCTTCTGCCGAACGCCCTGATGGCTACAATCTGCACGAGCCTTGCAAGGCT CTCAAGAGAATCGAACAATTACCCCGTGAGTCGACAAGCAGACCGACACCGACACGCGCATCTAAGCTCCGATCCCGTCGACACTGTTTTTATTTTCTTACAAAGGGAGCTAGAGGCTACTTAGAATTTACAATTGTCCATTTCAATATTCTGAAAATGCTGGCCATTTTTctatgtttcttttttgcaCTCGCAAGTGCCTATCCAGCGCGAGGCCCTTGCACAGGAGACTGCTGGACTCATGATCCATCACTGATTCGTCGCGTGTCCGATGGCACTTATTTTCGATTCTCTACCGGTACTGGTGTCAACACGATGACCTCTCCATCGCTGACGGGACCGTGGGTGGACGTTGGTCCAGCAATGCCAGATGGCTCCATCATCCGCGTTGATGGGGTTGACAGCAAGAATATTTGG GCCCCCGACGTGCATTATCAAGATGGACTTTACTACATGTACTACGTACTCTCCAAACTGGGCACCCAAAACTCCGAGATTGGCGTGGCCACCTCGCCGACGATGGAACCCAAGTCATGGACCGACCACGGCATCGTTGGAATCCCTGCCAACAGCGCCTACAATCGGATCGATCCGAACTGGATCGAGGTGGATGGGAAACAGTACCTTCAATTCGGCTCCTACTGGCAAGGATTATTCCAAATTCCCATGGAAAGTCCTCTGCATGTCGAATCCGGCTCACCGCACCAACTTGCTCTCAATTCAAGCTTAAATCATCGCATCGAAGCTCCTTTCTTGTATCAACATGATAGCTACTACTATCTATTTTATAGTGGCGGTATCGCTGGCTCCTATACCGCTACATCCCCGCCACCAGGCGAGGAATACCGCATCGACGTCTGCCGCTCGTCGAGTGCGACTGGTGAATTT GTTGATCAAACAGGCAAATCTTGCCGGGAATCAGGTGGTACTTTGATCCTCGCCAGTCATGACCAGGTGTATGCACCCGGAGGACA AGGCATTCTGGACGACGAGGATCTCGGCCCTATTCTCTACTACCACTACTATTCCCTCACGGCCAAACAAAGCGGCGGCACCGGCATCGATGGCTATCTTTACGGCTGGAATGAGCTGGACTTTTCAACGGGCTGGCCCGTCGTCAAGGCAGTCTGA